In one Deltaproteobacteria bacterium genomic region, the following are encoded:
- a CDS encoding cytochrome C: MALKNRYTPIIIVCGILALLIVGGQIVPVTSEELPVRLSLQNKGGRVVFTHSRHVDYVDKMGGNCVDCHHESETVSPTPLPCGSCHATEFDAKFSSDHQTDLPEDTCTRCHHAEMGGLTYSHDDHSELFATSCTDCHHDTDIEPEPGACNQCHGEKAEGDTPSLREAVHVRCENCHADMYEEKLGGCKSCHEFLPGKPGLKQPSCSSCHYETEAVPLPHRMDSFHDQCMTCHEKVGKGPFGDTSCTRCHTR, translated from the coding sequence ATGGCCTTGAAAAATCGTTATACACCTATTATTATTGTCTGCGGCATACTGGCACTTTTGATCGTCGGCGGTCAGATCGTACCGGTCACATCTGAAGAGCTTCCTGTTCGTTTGTCACTGCAAAACAAGGGCGGGCGAGTCGTCTTCACCCATTCCCGCCATGTGGACTACGTCGACAAGATGGGCGGCAACTGTGTCGACTGCCATCACGAAAGCGAAACTGTCAGTCCCACTCCATTGCCTTGCGGTTCATGTCATGCCACCGAGTTCGACGCCAAGTTTTCATCGGATCATCAAACGGATTTGCCCGAGGACACCTGCACCCGCTGTCACCACGCCGAAATGGGCGGATTGACCTACAGTCACGACGACCACAGTGAGCTGTTCGCCACTAGCTGCACGGACTGCCACCACGACACTGACATAGAGCCGGAGCCCGGGGCCTGCAACCAGTGTCATGGTGAAAAGGCAGAGGGCGACACCCCCTCGCTGCGGGAGGCCGTCCATGTCCGGTGCGAGAACTGTCATGCGGACATGTACGAGGAAAAGCTTGGCGGCTGCAAATCCTGCCATGAGTTTTTGCCCGGAAAACCCGGACTCAAACAGCCGTCTTGCAGTTCCTGTCACTACGAGACTGAGGCCGTCCCATTGCCTCATCGCATGGACTCCTTTCACGACCAATGCATGACCTGTCACGAAAAGGTCGGAAAAGGGCCCTTTGGCGATACATCCTGCACCCGTTGCCACACCAGGTAG
- a CDS encoding 4Fe-4S dicluster domain-containing protein: MTMIKPRLHTSVEVKGGLQDVKTPATVRIPLDAKHKATVKKKQLVSRGQIVAENSTKNAYCVGYVHASIDGAVEEIGPGVIVIGPAPASKEGEAPPEFKSPEPCAELGSLTGEELVRTLMELGIDTHRFHPSRTLIVNGLNPEPGVSVSECLLKHAHKTLEKGVQVLERAIRPGSIKLVAAAGTNPTLHGCTTVEASDLYPATIDPLVVHAVTGAERPDNVDIISVSDLYRVGRVAETGQPLVEAVITVGDHFFRVPTGMAVSEILSEAGVTPAAGWKVALGGPMRGQAIGDLGMGIPENATAVTVVPAGEFPEVAPNPCVNCGECVLACPARIQPGMLSRNAEFGFFEATRTLHVEACLECGMCTFVCPANRPVMHYILMAKAHLAARDAEVATCRLQD; the protein is encoded by the coding sequence ATGACCATGATAAAACCACGTCTGCACACTTCGGTCGAGGTCAAGGGCGGTCTCCAGGATGTCAAGACCCCCGCAACGGTCCGGATTCCCCTGGACGCCAAGCATAAAGCCACGGTCAAGAAGAAGCAGCTCGTGTCCCGGGGGCAGATTGTGGCCGAAAACTCCACCAAGAACGCCTACTGCGTCGGATACGTGCACGCAAGCATTGATGGGGCCGTGGAGGAAATCGGTCCGGGCGTGATCGTTATAGGCCCCGCCCCGGCTTCGAAAGAAGGAGAAGCGCCGCCTGAATTCAAATCTCCTGAACCTTGCGCCGAGCTGGGATCTTTGACCGGAGAGGAACTCGTTCGAACCCTCATGGAACTGGGCATCGACACCCATAGATTTCACCCCTCCCGGACCCTGATCGTCAACGGCCTCAATCCCGAACCCGGGGTTTCGGTTAGCGAGTGTCTGCTCAAGCACGCTCACAAGACGCTTGAAAAAGGTGTCCAAGTCCTGGAGCGGGCGATTCGCCCCGGATCAATCAAATTGGTGGCTGCGGCCGGGACCAATCCGACCCTGCACGGCTGCACCACGGTCGAAGCCAGTGATCTCTATCCGGCCACCATCGACCCTCTTGTTGTCCACGCGGTCACTGGCGCGGAACGGCCGGACAACGTCGACATCATTTCGGTTTCCGACCTCTACCGGGTTGGGCGGGTGGCTGAAACCGGGCAGCCCTTGGTTGAAGCCGTGATCACGGTCGGCGATCATTTCTTCAGGGTCCCCACGGGCATGGCCGTGAGCGAGATTTTGAGCGAGGCCGGGGTCACGCCGGCTGCAGGGTGGAAGGTGGCCTTGGGCGGGCCCATGAGGGGCCAGGCCATCGGAGACCTGGGTATGGGCATTCCGGAGAATGCCACAGCAGTGACCGTGGTTCCCGCAGGGGAGTTTCCCGAAGTCGCCCCCAACCCCTGCGTCAATTGCGGCGAGTGCGTTCTGGCCTGTCCGGCCAGGATTCAACCGGGCATGCTTTCCAGGAATGCCGAGTTCGGGTTTTTCGAAGCCACCCGAACCCTGCATGTGGAAGCCTGTCTCGAATGCGGCATGTGTACCTTCGTCTGTCCGGCCAATCGTCCGGTGATGCATTATATTCTCATGGCCAAGGCTCACCTGGCGGCCAGGGATGCCGAGG